In Capsicum annuum cultivar UCD-10X-F1 chromosome 11, UCD10Xv1.1, whole genome shotgun sequence, one genomic interval encodes:
- the LOC124888708 gene encoding zinc finger BED domain-containing protein RICESLEEPER 2-like isoform X2 encodes MDDLMKHKAGNTTTVKTELQKYLDEANESETKNFNVLSWWKIHSPRFPILTEMARDVLAIPISRVAFECAFSTGGRILDSFRSSLTPKLVQTLVYLQDWIRSASQLEEDIDVLEKLEQGVRVLARTGYFQKLEGLGFDFFSTNIQFKFEDFCKLKLIM; translated from the exons ATGGATGATCTTATGAAACATAAAGCTGGAAATACAACAACAGTTAAAACAGAATTGCAAAAGTATCTTGATGAAGCAAATGAAAGTGAAACCAAGAACTTCAACGTCTTGTCTTGGTGGAAAATACATTCACCCAGATTTCCCATTCTTACTGAGATGGCTCGGGATGTGTTAGCTATTCCCATTTCAAGAGTGGCATTCGAGTGTGCGTTTAGTACCGGTGGACGTATCTTGGATTCATTTAGGAGTTCATTAACTCCTAAATTGGTGCAAACTCTAGTGTACCTTCAAGATTGGATTCGGAGTGCATCACAACTTGAGGAAGATATAGATGTCCTCGAAAAGCTTGAACAAG GTGTCCGAGTTTTGGCAAGAACTGGATATTTTCAAAAGCTTGAAGGACTAGGATTCGATTTTTTTTCAACTAACATTcaattcaagtttgaagatttttgtaaacTAAAACTCATTATGTAG
- the LOC124888708 gene encoding zinc finger BED domain-containing protein RICESLEEPER 2-like isoform X1 gives MNGEHLHVRCMAHIINLIVQDGLKVTSVSIERVRKAVKYIRQSPARCKRFKECCEDVDINNKKLLCLDVSTRWNSIYLMLNRAIECENGFLSYVDRDIGLSHYLQFIEDEEGTVAGALSSDDWDHVSCYLKQLISSDDDGDDLLGKIASNMKENFDKYWGSPKKMNKIIFISCVLDPRHKFVSVGFALQMMFGKEEGLILESGVKDYMNLMYGEYVKSFSKDKDSQHSSSSSSSLFEKENSSSLP, from the exons ATGAACGGAGAACACCTTCATGTAAGGTGTATGGCTCACATAATTAATCTTATTGTCCAAGATGGTTTGAAAGTGACTAGTGTGTCCATTGAAAGGGTTAGAAAAGCAGTGAAATACATAAGGCAGTCCCCTGCAAGGTGTAAGAGGTTCAAAGAATGTTGTGAAGATGTtgatatcaataataaaaaattgttatgtttGGATGTTTCTACGAGGTGGAACTCCATATACTTGATGTTGAATAGGGCGATTGAGTGTGAAAATGGGTTTTTGAGTTATGTTGATCGTGATATTGGCTTATCACATTACCTTCAGTTTATTGAGGATGAAGAGGGGACTGTTGCCGGTGCACTTTCGAGTGATGACTGGGATCAT GTTTCTTGTTATTTGAAGCAGTTGATATCGAGTGACGATGATGGTGATGATCTTTTGGGTAAAATTGCGTcgaatatgaaagaaaattttgataagtATTGGGGTAGTccaaagaaaatgaataagataatttttatttcttgtgttctgGATCCTCGGCACAAGTTTGTTTCGGTTGGTTTTGCTCTTCAGATGATGTTTGGGAAAGAAGAAGGACTAATTTTAGAAAGCGGGGTGAAAGACTACATGAATTTGATGTATGGTGAGTATGTAAAGTCTTTTTCAAAAGATAAAGATAGTCAACATTCTTCATCTTCATCTAGCTctttatttgaaaaagaaaattctaGTTCACTGCCTTAG
- the LOC107848442 gene encoding premnaspirodiene oxygenase-like, which translates to MEIQFTNLVAFLLFLSSIILLLKKWKTQKLNLPPGPWKLPFIGSLHHLAVAGPLPHHGLKNLAKLYGPLMHLQLGEIPTVIISSPRMAKEVLKTHDLAFATRPKLVVADIIHYDSTDIAFSPYGEYWRQIRKICILELLSAKMVKFFSSIRQDELSMMVSSIRTMPNFPVNLTDKIFWFTSSVTCRSALGKICRDQDKLIIFMREIISLTGGFSIADFFPTWKMLHDVGGSKTRLLKAHRKIDEILEHVVNEHKQNRADGQKGNGEFGGEDLIDVLLRVRESGEVQISITDDNIKSILVDMFSAGSETSSTTIIWALAEMMKKPSVLAKAQAEVRQVLKEKKGFQQIDLDELKYLKLVIKETLRMHPPIPLLVPRECMEDTKIDGYNIPFKTRVIVNAWAIGRDPESWDDPESFSPERFENSSVDFLGSHHQFIPFGAGRRICPGMLFGLANVGQPLAQLLYHFDWKLPNGQSHENLDMTESPGISATRKDDLVLIATPYDR; encoded by the exons GAGATTCAATTCACCAACTTAGTTGCGTTTTTGCTCTTTCTCTCCAGCATCATTCTTCTACTCAAAAAATGGAAAACCCAAAAGCTAAACTTACCTCCTGGTCCATGGAAATTACCTTTTATTGGAAGCCTACATCACTTGGCAGTGGCAGGTCCACTTCCTCATCATGGCCTAAAAAATCTAGCAAAACTCTATGGGCCGCTCATGCACTTACAACTCGGGGAAATTCCTACCGTCATCATTTCGTCCCCGCGAATGGCGAAGGAAGTACTAAAAACTCACGACCTCGCTTTCGCAACGAGGCCGAAACTTGTCGTGGCTGACATCATCCATTATGATAGTACGGATATAGCATTTTCTCCATATGGTGAATACTGGAGGCAGATTCGTAAAATTTGCATACTCGAACTCCTTAGTGCCAAGATGGTCAAATTCTTTAGCTCAATTCGCCAGGATGAGCTGTCGATGATGGTCTCATCTATACGAACCATGCCAAATTTTCCCGTCAACCTTACAGACAAAATATTTTGGTTTACAAGTTCGGTAACTTGTAGATCAGCTCTGGGAAAAATATGTCGTGACCAAGACAAACTGATAATTTTCATGAGGGAAATAATATCATTGACAGGTGGATTTAGTATTGCTGATTTTTTCCCTACATGGAAAATGCTACATGATGTTGGTGGTTCAAAAACTAGACTGCTGAAGGCTCATCGTAAAATCGATGAGATTTTGGAACATGTAGTGAATGAGCACAAACAGAATCGAGCGGATGGCCAAAAGGGTAATGGCGAATTTGGTGGTGAAGATTTGATCGATGTTTTGCTAAGGGTTCGAGAAAGTGGAGAAGTTCAAATTTCCATCACGGATGACAATATCAAATCAATATTAGTG GACATGTTCTCCGCGGGATCTGAAACGTCATCGACAACTATAATTTGGGCATTAGCTGAAATGATGAAGAAACCAAGTGTTCTAGCAAAGGCACAAGCTGAAGTGAGACAAGTCTTGAAGGAAAAGAAAGGTTTTCAACAAATTGATCTTGATGAGTTGAAGTACTTGAAGTTAGTAATCAAAGAAACTCTAAGGATGCACCCTCCAATTCCTCTATTAGTCCCTAGAGAATGTATGGAGGATACAAAGATTGACGGGTACAATATACCTTTCAAAACTCGAGTCATAGTTAATGCATGGGCAATTGGACGAGATCCTGAAAGTTGGGATGACCCCGAAAGCTTTTCCCCAGAGAGATTCGAGAATAGTTCTGTTGACTTTCTTGGAAGCCATCATCAATTTATTCCATTTGGTGCGGGAAGAAGGATTTGTCCTGGAATGCTTTTTGGTTTAGCCAATGTTGGACAACCATTAGCTCAATTACTTTATCACTTCGATTGGAAACTCCCTAATGGACAAAGTCACGAAAATTTGGACATGACGGAGTCACCTGGAATTTCTGCAACAAGAAAGGATGATCTTGTTTTGATTGCCACCCCTTATGATCGTTGA